The following are encoded in a window of Kitasatospora sp. NBC_01250 genomic DNA:
- a CDS encoding SitI3 family protein, with the protein MLPEGARRGIDEQQDDMVRLASGLLERVQGDAVLNFQSEVIWLLRRDGDLSLNEQEDIWPRQRLAAVSQPFRRATYTYEW; encoded by the coding sequence CTGCTTCCTGAGGGCGCTCGCCGAGGAATCGACGAACAGCAGGACGACATGGTCCGACTCGCGTCCGGCTTGCTGGAGAGGGTCCAGGGTGATGCAGTCCTGAACTTTCAGTCCGAGGTCATCTGGTTGCTACGGCGCGATGGTGACCTGAGCTTGAACGAGCAGGAGGACATCTGGCCGCGTCAGCGCCTGGCAGCTGTCTCCCAGCCGTTCCGTCGTGCCACCTACACGTACGAGTGGTGA
- a CDS encoding ATP-binding protein: MPDATPDTPDRPPTAEPPLIGSLRAAVAAAPQDVPLRLHLAELLLDAGYGDAAVTEAAVALSHAPGDAQARAVMARAMGGGPAVERPAAPVQQPAAPVEQPVAPLQPPSQRAGFDWAAAEQEVGDAVPPRFAVSPGADTYAATDVGPGPGPDAKEAPLAVDGGTATTTGTARVSAYDVAAPDAPGSVRLADVGGMQEVKDRLEAAFLAPMRNPELRRLYGKSLRGGLLLYGPPGCGKTFIARAVAGELGANFVSVSINDVLDMWIGNSERNMHEVFETARRKAPCVLFLDELDALGAKRSRTQHNGMRTTVNQLLTELDGVDDVNDGVFVLAATNVPWDVDVALRRPGRLDRTLLVLPPDGPARDAILRYHLRERPIESVDLAKLVKATDGFSGADLAHVCESAAESALLDSARTGTVRMINTKDLLGAAKAIRPSTEPWFAAARNVAMFANEGGLYDELLAYLKKARKL, from the coding sequence ATGCCCGACGCGACGCCCGACACCCCCGACCGTCCCCCGACCGCCGAGCCCCCGCTGATCGGCAGCCTGCGCGCGGCCGTGGCTGCGGCGCCCCAGGACGTGCCCCTGCGGCTGCACCTCGCCGAGTTGCTGCTCGACGCCGGGTACGGCGACGCGGCGGTGACGGAGGCGGCCGTTGCGCTCAGTCACGCGCCCGGGGACGCGCAGGCGCGGGCCGTGATGGCGCGCGCCATGGGCGGCGGGCCGGCGGTCGAGCGGCCCGCGGCACCCGTCCAGCAGCCCGCGGCACCCGTCGAGCAGCCCGTAGCACCGCTCCAACCGCCCAGCCAGCGCGCCGGGTTCGACTGGGCCGCCGCCGAGCAGGAGGTCGGCGACGCCGTCCCGCCCCGGTTCGCCGTGAGCCCCGGCGCCGACACCTACGCCGCCACCGACGTCGGCCCCGGCCCCGGACCCGACGCCAAGGAAGCCCCGCTCGCCGTCGACGGCGGCACCGCCACCACCACCGGCACCGCCCGGGTGAGCGCCTACGACGTGGCGGCGCCCGACGCACCCGGCTCGGTGCGACTCGCCGACGTCGGCGGCATGCAGGAGGTCAAGGACCGCCTGGAGGCCGCCTTCCTCGCACCCATGCGCAACCCGGAGCTGCGTCGGCTGTACGGCAAGAGCCTGCGCGGCGGGCTGCTCCTGTACGGGCCGCCCGGTTGCGGCAAGACGTTCATCGCGCGGGCCGTCGCCGGCGAGCTCGGCGCGAACTTCGTCTCCGTGTCGATCAACGACGTGCTCGACATGTGGATCGGCAACTCCGAGCGCAACATGCACGAGGTCTTCGAGACCGCCCGCCGCAAGGCGCCGTGCGTGCTCTTCCTCGACGAGCTGGACGCCCTCGGCGCCAAGCGCAGCCGCACCCAGCACAACGGCATGCGCACCACCGTCAACCAGCTGCTGACCGAGCTGGACGGCGTCGACGACGTCAACGACGGGGTGTTCGTGCTCGCCGCGACCAACGTGCCCTGGGACGTGGACGTCGCGCTGCGCCGCCCGGGCCGGCTCGACCGCACGCTGCTGGTGCTGCCGCCCGACGGCCCGGCCCGGGACGCGATCCTCCGCTACCACCTGCGCGAACGCCCCATCGAGTCGGTCGACTTGGCGAAGCTGGTCAAGGCGACCGACGGCTTCTCCGGCGCCGACCTCGCGCACGTCTGCGAGAGTGCGGCCGAGTCGGCGCTGCTCGACTCCGCCCGTACCGGGACCGTCCGCATGATCAACACCAAGGACCTGCTGGGCGCCGCGAAGGCGATCCGCCCGTCCACCGAGCCGTGGTTCGCGGCGGCCCGCAACGTGGCGATGTTCGCCAACGAGGGCGGCCTGTACGACGAGTTGCTCGCCTACCTGAAGAAGGCACGGAAGCTGTGA
- a CDS encoding nuclear transport factor 2 family protein, whose product MDPDARTRAALQEHWRASDRGETEAEHAVYAADAILDYPQSGERFRGRATIAAQRGGHPADRRFTVQRITGSGDLWVSECVITYDGVPSHAVSIMEFADGHVVHETQYFTDAFAAPDWRAALAEPMPGGGDAGA is encoded by the coding sequence ATGGATCCTGATGCCCGGACCAGGGCCGCACTGCAGGAGCACTGGCGAGCGTCGGACCGTGGGGAGACCGAGGCCGAGCACGCCGTCTACGCCGCCGACGCGATCCTCGACTACCCCCAGTCGGGCGAACGCTTCCGCGGCCGCGCGACGATCGCGGCCCAGCGCGGCGGGCACCCGGCCGATCGGCGCTTCACCGTCCAACGGATCACCGGCAGCGGGGACCTGTGGGTGAGCGAGTGCGTCATCACCTACGACGGGGTGCCCAGCCACGCGGTGAGCATCATGGAGTTCGCCGACGGACACGTGGTCCACGAGACGCAGTACTTCACCGACGCCTTCGCCGCCCCCGACTGGCGCGCGGCGCTCGCGGAACCGATGCCGGGCGGGGGCGACGCCGGGGCTTGA
- a CDS encoding tetratricopeptide repeat protein, whose product MTAPHPLVEQAAALMELDRFDEARVLLARRLAEDPTDVRGWVRLARCHLSVREYEEVLAATGEALALAPEDFDAHQVRAYALRRLGRPDESLAAAQEAVRIDPQRWQGFAALSESLIAWQPRWPEAFDAAAQAVRLGPQETGAHYALWKAALVNGRADVLRQALLETLRIDPQNAWALGELAAHAAKDAAGPPLTGAGARLPAAADAYATALAADPQDAGLRRGLDAAVFRMLRGTRWLALLCAVIAALAGRVFPTGDDPTALPGPLGTRLYGLALMAAVWGFGAWRRYRRLRTGVRMSLWSLVRQVGWARLVVAQSAWCTLTAVLVVTVPWSQRTVPQVLFWVALVPTLLTVRFERAAIRS is encoded by the coding sequence GTGACCGCACCGCACCCCCTCGTCGAGCAGGCAGCCGCCCTGATGGAGCTCGACCGTTTCGACGAGGCCCGCGTCCTGCTCGCCCGGCGGCTCGCCGAGGACCCGACCGACGTGCGCGGCTGGGTGCGCCTGGCCCGCTGCCACCTGTCGGTCCGGGAGTACGAGGAGGTGCTCGCCGCCACCGGTGAGGCCCTCGCCCTCGCGCCGGAGGACTTCGACGCCCACCAGGTGCGCGCGTACGCGCTGCGGCGGCTCGGCCGGCCGGACGAGTCGCTGGCCGCGGCACAGGAAGCGGTCCGGATCGACCCCCAGCGCTGGCAGGGGTTCGCAGCCCTCTCGGAGTCCCTGATCGCCTGGCAGCCGCGCTGGCCGGAGGCGTTCGACGCGGCGGCGCAGGCCGTGCGGCTCGGGCCGCAGGAGACCGGTGCGCACTACGCGCTGTGGAAGGCCGCGCTGGTGAACGGCCGTGCGGACGTGCTGCGGCAGGCGCTGCTGGAGACGCTGCGGATCGACCCGCAGAACGCCTGGGCGCTCGGCGAGCTGGCCGCACACGCGGCGAAGGACGCCGCCGGGCCGCCGCTGACCGGCGCGGGCGCCAGGCTGCCGGCCGCCGCGGACGCGTACGCCACCGCACTCGCCGCCGACCCGCAGGACGCCGGGCTGCGCAGGGGCCTGGACGCGGCGGTGTTCCGGATGCTGCGCGGCACCCGCTGGCTCGCGCTGCTCTGCGCGGTGATCGCGGCCCTCGCCGGACGGGTCTTCCCGACCGGCGACGACCCGACGGCCCTGCCGGGACCGCTCGGCACCCGGCTCTACGGGCTCGCCCTGATGGCCGCCGTCTGGGGCTTCGGCGCCTGGCGCCGTTACCGGCGGCTGCGCACCGGCGTGCGGATGAGCCTGTGGTCACTGGTCCGGCAGGTCGGCTGGGCGCGGCTGGTCGTCGCACAGTCGGCCTGGTGCACGCTCACCGCCGTGCTGGTCGTGACCGTGCCGTGGTCCCAACGGACCGTCCCGCAGGTGCTGTTCTGGGTGGCGCTGGTGCCGACCCTGCTCACCGTCCGGTTCGAACGCGCGGCGATCCGCTCCTGA
- a CDS encoding DUF2797 domain-containing protein: MTGEASPAVWRATGLAWSTGAAALEWSTPGDGAPKTSPLDLGAALAFTTGADRRCTGLRRAGRRHACPTAAPLPPASRSAQCPACQTADRADSIAADTRLHDPRPFAVYLAHHGSTVKVGITAVERGQARLLEQGALASTVISTGSLLAARRVENLLGQALGLPDRVSTSRKRAARAHPGTAAERATALLATAESVKSLSWPEGQTRTDPQIADHTTTYGLPADGLRPDAAILPPTPGSVIAGRITCRIGADLYLHTPAGLVLLDTRLLAGWSLTRAEPDFPLTAHLEPLTAPEAPHSPSDQASLF, from the coding sequence GTGACCGGCGAGGCCTCGCCGGCCGTCTGGCGGGCCACCGGGCTCGCCTGGAGCACGGGGGCGGCGGCGCTGGAGTGGTCGACCCCCGGCGACGGCGCCCCGAAGACGAGCCCGCTCGACCTCGGCGCCGCCCTCGCCTTCACCACCGGCGCCGACCGTCGCTGCACGGGACTGCGCCGCGCGGGACGCCGCCACGCCTGCCCCACCGCCGCACCCCTGCCCCCGGCCTCCCGCAGCGCGCAGTGTCCGGCCTGCCAGACGGCCGACCGCGCCGACTCCATCGCCGCCGACACCCGCCTGCACGACCCGCGCCCCTTCGCGGTCTACCTCGCGCACCACGGCAGCACCGTCAAAGTCGGCATCACCGCCGTCGAACGCGGCCAGGCCCGACTGCTCGAACAGGGCGCGCTGGCTTCCACCGTCATCTCCACCGGCAGCCTGCTCGCCGCCCGCCGGGTGGAGAACCTGCTCGGCCAGGCGCTGGGCCTGCCCGACCGGGTGAGCACCTCCCGCAAACGCGCGGCCCGCGCCCACCCCGGCACCGCCGCCGAGCGCGCCACCGCCCTGCTCGCGACTGCCGAAAGCGTCAAGTCCCTGTCCTGGCCGGAGGGGCAGACCCGCACCGACCCGCAGATCGCCGACCACACCACCACCTACGGCCTGCCCGCGGACGGCCTGCGTCCCGATGCCGCGATCCTGCCGCCCACCCCCGGCAGCGTGATCGCCGGCCGGATCACCTGCCGGATCGGCGCCGACCTCTACCTCCACACCCCCGCAGGCCTGGTGCTGCTCGACACCCGCCTGCTCGCCGGCTGGTCCCTCACCCGCGCCGAGCCCGACTTCCCCCTCACCGCCCACCTCGAACCCCTCACCGCCCCGGAGGCCCCACACTCCCCGAGCGACCAGGCCTCCCTCTTCTGA
- a CDS encoding FAD-dependent monooxygenase produces the protein MTSVLIVGAGPTGLTLACDLARRGIAVRIIEKSPEHPRSSRAKGPNPRSLEVLADLGVVDEVLAAGTAPLTMRKYRHGQPVADAQPFLGSRPTPDAPYDRPWLLPQWRLEEILRSRLADHGVRVELGTELVRFTQDASGVTAVLADGRQIDARYLVGCDGAHSTTRKLLGVPLAGRTAEELVMVCGDVELDGPDRGYWHQWLDEDGGVMLCPIPGTRAGWWFQASPERDAQGEPLAPSRDGFQRLLDRHARIPGLRLADATLLSTYRVNVRMVDRFRVGRVLLAGDSVHVHPVAGGLGMNTGIQDAFNLGWKLALVLTGQAGPGLLDTYEEERLPIAAWTLDITSERLQATLEAIKEPGGGLDSVFTPETNTLGLGYRWSSLAVGREKPDAPDGQSGQSGHDEQDAHDARLQPGDRAPDAPCRDAATGAPVRLFELFAGPHFTLLGFGPGAARALRETAAEHGSDSLRAYQVADGPHGPAGQVLDEHGLARSAYGITEDALVLVRPDSHVALIAPAGDTRAAADYLDRLKRLGA, from the coding sequence ATGACCAGCGTGTTGATCGTGGGGGCCGGACCGACCGGGCTGACCCTGGCCTGCGACCTGGCGCGGCGCGGCATCGCGGTGCGGATCATCGAGAAGTCGCCCGAGCACCCGCGCAGCTCACGGGCGAAGGGGCCCAACCCCCGCAGCCTCGAGGTCCTCGCGGACCTCGGTGTCGTCGACGAGGTGCTCGCCGCCGGGACCGCCCCGCTGACCATGCGCAAGTACCGGCACGGACAGCCGGTCGCCGACGCCCAGCCGTTCCTCGGCTCCAGGCCGACCCCCGACGCGCCCTACGACCGGCCGTGGCTGCTCCCCCAGTGGCGGCTGGAGGAGATCCTGCGCTCCCGGCTGGCCGACCACGGCGTGCGGGTCGAACTGGGCACCGAGCTGGTCCGGTTCACCCAGGACGCGTCCGGGGTCACCGCCGTCCTCGCCGACGGGCGGCAGATCGACGCGCGCTACCTGGTGGGCTGCGACGGCGCCCACAGCACCACCCGCAAGCTGCTGGGCGTCCCGCTGGCCGGCCGCACGGCCGAGGAACTGGTGATGGTCTGCGGGGACGTGGAGCTGGACGGGCCGGACCGCGGCTACTGGCACCAGTGGCTCGACGAGGACGGCGGAGTGATGCTCTGCCCGATCCCCGGCACCCGGGCGGGCTGGTGGTTCCAGGCCTCGCCCGAGCGGGACGCGCAGGGCGAGCCGCTCGCACCCTCGCGGGACGGCTTCCAGCGGCTGCTCGACCGGCACGCCAGGATTCCCGGCCTCCGGCTGGCCGACGCGACCCTGCTGTCGACCTACCGGGTCAACGTGCGCATGGTCGACCGCTTCCGGGTGGGCCGGGTCCTGTTGGCCGGGGACTCCGTGCATGTCCACCCCGTCGCGGGCGGACTGGGCATGAACACCGGTATCCAGGACGCCTTCAACCTGGGCTGGAAGCTCGCCCTGGTGCTCACCGGGCAGGCGGGGCCCGGCCTGCTCGACACCTACGAGGAGGAGCGCCTGCCCATCGCCGCCTGGACGCTGGACATCACCTCGGAGCGCCTGCAGGCCACCCTGGAGGCCATCAAGGAGCCGGGCGGCGGCCTGGACTCCGTGTTCACCCCGGAGACGAACACGCTGGGGCTGGGCTACCGGTGGAGCTCGCTCGCCGTCGGCCGCGAGAAGCCGGACGCGCCGGACGGGCAGAGCGGGCAGAGCGGGCACGACGAACAGGACGCGCACGACGCCCGGCTGCAGCCCGGCGACCGCGCCCCGGACGCGCCCTGCCGGGACGCCGCGACCGGCGCCCCGGTCCGCCTCTTCGAGCTGTTCGCCGGACCGCACTTCACCCTCCTCGGCTTCGGCCCGGGCGCGGCGCGGGCCCTGCGGGAGACGGCCGCCGAGCACGGCAGCGACAGTCTGCGGGCGTACCAGGTGGCCGACGGACCGCACGGGCCGGCCGGACAGGTCCTCGACGAGCACGGGCTCGCCCGCTCGGCCTACGGGATCACCGAGGACGCGCTGGTGCTGGTCCGGCCCGACAGCCACGTCGCGCTCATCGCCCCGGCCGGCGACACCCGGGCGGCGGCGGACTACCTGGACCGGCTGAAGCGCTTGGGGGCCTGA
- a CDS encoding HEAT repeat domain-containing protein: MAMFVHLTSAATVPRIRRSGIRAVSHGQGGARGAYCFPALASYTLTHQWTRELARFGSRGGLVAVQVRLDDEQRVLVGRYGDRVRGAQETVRAAEAVRRIAALADPRGWEVFVPRAIRPREVHRVRGVSPVTGWRYVPDAHGTRPCTCFGCRVRGGYGSRRLLERLPHPLDGPPPPVGVLLARIAAAGEPGDPAVLREALHWFAMRRRGPIAQLAFLAGHPDPAVREELVWAVGRWRTPGVAELLAALAGDPHPDVREAVETMAELTPR, translated from the coding sequence ATGGCCATGTTCGTGCACTTGACGTCGGCGGCGACCGTTCCGCGGATCCGGCGGTCCGGGATCCGGGCGGTCAGCCATGGGCAGGGCGGCGCGCGTGGTGCCTACTGCTTCCCGGCGCTGGCGTCGTACACCCTCACCCATCAGTGGACCCGCGAGCTGGCGCGGTTCGGCAGTCGAGGCGGGCTGGTGGCCGTGCAGGTGCGGCTGGACGACGAGCAGCGGGTACTGGTCGGGCGGTACGGGGACCGGGTGCGCGGGGCCCAGGAGACCGTCCGCGCGGCGGAGGCGGTGCGGCGGATCGCGGCGCTGGCGGACCCGCGCGGGTGGGAGGTGTTCGTGCCCCGGGCGATCCGGCCCCGGGAGGTGCACCGGGTGCGCGGCGTCTCGCCGGTGACGGGGTGGCGGTACGTACCGGATGCGCACGGCACACGCCCTTGCACCTGTTTCGGCTGCCGGGTGCGCGGCGGCTACGGGTCGCGGCGGCTGCTCGAACGGCTGCCGCATCCGTTGGACGGCCCGCCGCCGCCGGTCGGGGTGCTGCTCGCCAGGATCGCGGCGGCGGGCGAACCCGGCGACCCGGCGGTGCTGCGCGAGGCGCTGCACTGGTTCGCCATGCGCCGACGTGGTCCGATCGCCCAACTGGCGTTCCTGGCAGGCCATCCCGACCCCGCGGTGCGGGAGGAGCTGGTCTGGGCGGTCGGCCGCTGGCGCACCCCCGGGGTGGCGGAGCTGCTCGCCGCCCTCGCTGGCGACCCACACCCGGACGTCCGCGAGGCCGTGGAAACGATGGCCGAGTTGACCCCGCGTTAG
- a CDS encoding trypsin-like serine protease codes for MQLIPRQDRDLVMAKLSHPVFGITPAAIATSEPKAGEALTVTGYGRTKDEWITTRLHTGAFTINPSTGTPAAATTIGISPKTDATVCKGDTGGPALRETNGTVELAAVSSRSGQAGCINESGTRTGAVETRVDDLSGWVSTAANQGGPLLAPGTKIASGQSVAGKDLQLTMQGDGNLTVTHRGIPGGVLWSTKTAGHPGAWAQMQTDGNLVVYAPDGNPAAGTGALWASATYPNSGAYLRLQDDGNLVLYRKSDGAALWSSGTPGNPGAWLAMQSDGNLVVYRDGGGGGTGSLWNTGTFWAAGAYFKLQDDGNIVVYKKEGGEGIGGAIWSPNTRA; via the coding sequence GTGCAGCTCATCCCGCGTCAGGACCGCGACCTGGTCATGGCGAAGCTCTCCCACCCCGTCTTCGGCATCACCCCGGCCGCCATCGCCACCAGCGAACCGAAGGCGGGCGAGGCACTGACGGTGACCGGCTACGGCCGCACCAAGGACGAGTGGATCACCACCCGGCTGCACACCGGCGCGTTCACCATCAACCCCTCCACCGGAACACCCGCCGCCGCTACCACGATCGGCATCAGCCCCAAGACGGATGCCACCGTCTGCAAGGGCGACACCGGCGGACCGGCCCTGCGGGAGACGAACGGCACCGTCGAGCTGGCCGCCGTCAGCAGCCGCTCCGGCCAGGCCGGTTGCATCAACGAGAGCGGCACCCGCACCGGCGCCGTCGAGACCCGCGTCGACGACCTCTCCGGCTGGGTGAGCACCGCCGCCAACCAGGGTGGTCCGCTGCTGGCCCCAGGCACCAAGATCGCCTCCGGCCAGAGCGTCGCGGGCAAGGACCTGCAGCTCACCATGCAGGGTGACGGCAACCTCACCGTCACCCACCGCGGCATCCCGGGCGGCGTGCTGTGGAGCACCAAGACCGCAGGACACCCCGGCGCCTGGGCCCAGATGCAGACCGACGGCAACCTCGTCGTCTACGCCCCCGACGGCAACCCCGCCGCCGGCACCGGCGCCCTGTGGGCCAGCGCCACCTACCCCAACTCCGGTGCCTACCTCCGCCTCCAGGACGACGGCAACCTCGTCCTCTACCGCAAGAGCGACGGTGCGGCCCTGTGGTCCAGCGGCACCCCCGGCAACCCCGGCGCTTGGCTGGCCATGCAGTCCGACGGCAACCTGGTCGTCTACCGCGACGGCGGCGGAGGCGGCACCGGCAGCCTCTGGAACACTGGCACTTTCTGGGCCGCCGGCGCCTACTTCAAGCTCCAGGACGACGGCAACATCGTCGTCTACAAGAAGGAGGGCGGCGAGGGAATCGGCGGCGCCATCTGGAGCCCCAACACCCGCGCCTGA
- a CDS encoding DUF6086 family protein yields the protein MSCTFQIQDNVLWSPAIRIGHLFKGQAEAAATAFRLTSGLDDIIEDECEIDLPIFEKFVTEMLREYSSATHPVLRALTRDFIAAASVLVERAGGRFPDLGEEQDRMWDQLRQEYARSMPR from the coding sequence ATGAGCTGCACATTCCAGATCCAAGACAATGTCCTGTGGAGTCCCGCAATCAGGATCGGTCATCTTTTCAAGGGACAAGCAGAGGCGGCAGCTACAGCATTTCGGCTCACTTCCGGCCTTGATGACATCATCGAGGACGAATGCGAAATCGATCTCCCTATCTTCGAGAAGTTTGTGACGGAGATGCTCCGCGAATACAGCTCCGCTACCCATCCGGTGCTCCGCGCGTTGACACGAGACTTCATCGCCGCAGCCTCCGTGCTGGTTGAACGAGCCGGTGGCAGGTTCCCCGACCTCGGCGAAGAGCAGGACAGGATGTGGGATCAGCTGCGCCAGGAGTACGCGCGATCCATGCCGCGATAG